The Cannabis sativa cultivar Pink pepper isolate KNU-18-1 chromosome 8, ASM2916894v1, whole genome shotgun sequence genomic interval tccatcagctctagccttgcatttacctacacataaacatagcactttgactcaacagactcagtaagaaaagcataataatactcataaatAAATCCctgtcatgatcagacgcccatacccctgatcataaccctaactgccgtgtctaacacgatactgagtccccctaactgccgtgtccaacacggtactgagttctgaacgttcatagggacggtactattgacaagtaacagcctaatcggtcgaaccggtcatactccggctgctggtcatactccagcctgtaccgacgtgttacagtatcagcctaatcggtcgaaccggtcatactccggctcctGGTCATACTCGAGCCTGTACTGACGTGATACAtgaaatagtacggaaccaccaacctaagtatcagcctaatcggtcgaaccggtcatactccagctgctggttatactccagcctgtaccgacgtgacacagtgtgatggttcgaagccaacatacatatctaatgtaatctaacaggcttcctacatgcacactaaacatgtaatctacatatgcatactgttatactaatcttacctggattccgaattcaggtgtgccggtcaacctgactggaactatctgcgcggcggattacaggctcctaaaccaataaaatcaaaacactataagtaatacgctaaatcacttcccggcgacttaaactaggaactaaaagttaccctatcgataaaaagcagggcaataccccaaataacataaaaacgaggaaaactagggtttttgAAATTTCCCCagccggtagaccggttgcccaaccggaattccggttctgggaattttcgaaacccatcctgaatttcggatgcacaaccggaattccagttcctcgcagaaaacattcaaaaattcacactttgctcaaatcaactccaaaccataccaaaacttccagacctgttctaaacatcctatagaacaattctaaagcatcaaactcacccagattgcacaaaaacaaaaagtgccattaaagcccaagctttgagtttcaaaactcaaacttggttaaaatcaactaacatgcatccaaatcaaattaaacctacttaatcatgcatataaaagcttctgaaaacacaagAATTCGACCTCAGCAAACACAGGAacaaaactcacaatttcatgttgaaaactcaagcttttgcatagaaaattcataactcaagcaacctaactatcatgcattaATAATAGCTCAATTATCCTCAACttaacatgcttaaatctctgaaaatataaacaaaatacagcagcaacaacatccatttatcatgcatgcaacacaccattttcataaaaaattcaataaacTTAAAGAGGAAAAGatgaggagctaacctagcttggattaAACACACATGAACCTTGAATCcacaaagaaagaggagcaaCCAGCTGCTCCTagggccgaaatagagagaggactttgagagagaaagagttttgaaatttttctaactttgtaatttttttggtaaaatgaaataaaaagctaataaacatataaccacttcatttcagccaatagtaacataaataaacatatataattcatttactaggtccactaaaggacaaaatatcattggggcaaaaagactattttgcccctcaacactaaaataacataaataacactaaaggggtatttttgggaaattctaaattcccgaccattcccgacatttccaaagtctaataaaccgtcccaatctactagcatactaagttgtgattttactgagccaaacaccgatttccatgttaccgggcaccggaaatgcaaaattatgaaaactactaaatgacataagaatgcatctctgaattcaataataacagtataataaattatttaaatagctataaataatttcataattaaacgtgattaactgctaatttccaaattaaactaagcggtctttacataagtatttcgaaaataaaattttatactttcattttcaaaatacaataaatatattctcatgaaaatttaatttgagttgcaaattaatttaaattaatacaacttaaattaattttcttaatattaatatataaaaatttctactaaaatggaaataattcaatttatttcaatcaccatctatgtataattttataaatattaaattaaattctaatttcgaattttaattctaaatttgaatttaatgaatatattttattaaaataataaagaaaatacattttaaagaatgagctttattattattaagatattcgatctccattgttggttttacatagcgtttgttttagtgagtaatcctccctaatggaggaacgttcattagcaattttgcaccgtttaatctcaaaagataagtagctttgtaagtgttttatatggtatggatcaccctaatggtggcgactattgtGACAAGCTCCAAATTGGTTTTTATTTCtatatctcttttcttttaaactttgtaatttttgcacaattctttatgagttaatttttattttgctagaattattttgttgacttaaattgtgatttggtattttattgctatgtttagtgaattggttttgttcattcgagagtgtttattgtgcaattacttacttttgcttgatcaccattagtaagtagtagctaatcttgattttggaaaaaatagggttagtggaattgcttgaatgatgcatgaatatcaACTTGAAAAAGTGTGATTTGTAAATAGCATAGGAATGTGTTATTTACCTTGTATGACTTGAAGGAATTGTGCTTAAATtggtattcttaaaattaattgggcataggaatatgttaattaattagaaaatcaaaccataaacactttggaaaaaggattatgacattttaaattcctagttgACATTATCAATTTACAACAATACTCATTAGCACCATTATATCAACTTTGCATTTTTTAGGTCAATctaatagttctagcttgttTTATTCAtagtttgtgtttgttaattttttcttacatattctcatcactttattttattttattttattttatttgttgaaaccaatttgtgagtaattagttttataaattaatttccaattttcaatccctgtggagacgatactcgatttatcactttattacttgttactTTTTACGATTGGTTTAGttcttgaatttttaattaatttattaagtttttaattatttttaaatttattagctttattgtaatattatatgtttttgtatatttttataattaatttgtgataATATGTTatgtagtatttattttttaattttattttaattttctaattaattttatgtatttttaggtgTATTTGGTAGAAAAAGATTGGgattaaattgaagaaatattGGAGAAATGGAGTTAAAAGTGgaattttcaaaagaaaatctgAACTGGCCTCAAGCAAATCCCATCTCTCGGTCAGCCCTTTGACCCAATCCACGCCGTCCATCAAATGATCCAGCGACTCCCATGCGTGCGTGAGCCACACTCCAGACAGGCGCAAGTGGTGCGCCAGACCTGCCTTCATTCCGCGTGGGACCCAGCCGAAGCAGCTCCTGCCAACCAGCGTGCGCCACGTCCCCAGCCGTCAGCTCCAGTCCTCCAACCCGAGCTTGCCACGTGTACCTGCTGAGAACAAAGAAATAAAAGGCAGTTAAATTAATTGCTTTATTCCTATTTTCTGATGACATAAAAAACCAAAAATCCATATTTTCTTCCACAACTTACACTAAAATATCTACTTTCTCTTCCCAATTTATTTCACCTAAATATACCttcctaatttatttttaccctatccttttcactattttttccatccaaacaaacatttatattttccaatactcttacacatactctatttatcccttctcttcccaacactaattaaattaatcattttattttattttattttgattaatttaattctctaattttgcttataaatatggtgttggaagaccatttcaaaaacacatctcttcacccccctaaacacctcttcaacccaaaacacttctccattccacactcttcattttcaccattttctttctaccatttttacattttgaagagcatgtcaagtatgtttatcttttgtaatttttatctagttatgagcttctaatcttttttcaagattattaagatgttgaagcaaaatgtaactagatagtgtttatgtttgtatgtttaTTTCCCATTTGTGTTATAAAGTTCAtggatttttctatcaaaaatatgtctttttcatcttcaatatcatgtattttttattgttaaagTATATTTCCACTTAGTTCTTCATTATGCAAAATATAATACTCTTTGATTAAACGTCTTTCATTAAATTAtttacatctaattcttagaatataagtgttatattttgcctaaaaatagtttctttgattttgtgtagtttcattaaattgtaacacatttaatgcttagaaattatacattttataagtgaagaaaaatcctacctttttgaaaataacttgtacttaaatgaaaaatatattttggaaaatatgttgtgatttatttcaactatatctaaaacttgggaatcaatatacttataaatattgttgaacttgcattttgtggattctaatatcttaataatcttattttacacatcttatttgaaaattattttcatactcactcatctttaatcttaagtattttagttacttgtcttttattttattttacaaaactaaaatcccatcaaatatttggagctaggttagaatattcttattttgtttgaattagtttcttttgatgttagtcaactcccatgggttcgaccttgcaCTTACATGAACACTATATTCCAAAACGATTCGTGCACTTGCGAGTATTAATATTAAATCACTCACTTTTGAgaacaacaagtttttggcgccgttgccggggagttgCAAGAAAGAAACGATCTTTCTACAAGGTAAGTAATACTCTtctactagttattttttttttcttcttttctcattttcatcaaaaaaaaaaagttaaaaaaaaatatatcgaaaaaaatattgaaaaaaaagaaagtgaTACATATATTGTTAtagattttatattatatattatactatatatatacatatttattggtAGTTGATGGCATTTTGTGCCTCCTACATTTTTGTTAGTTGAGTGCATTTTGTGCCTCCTACATACTTGATAATTGAGTGCATTTTTGCCTCCTATTATATCTCTACTAGTGATGGCATTAGTGCCTCCTagcttttctttttgtttatcattttagttgATGGCATCTTGTGCCTCCtaaaatcttattattattagtattattattatagttgGTTGATGGCATTTTGTGCCTCCTAACTTTTATAActatctattattattattgtcatttttttattgtatttatttagttgtaattttatttactttgcttaagaaaatacttgaaaaaatttaaaacaaagcTTGTTCTTTCAACATAAGCAATTTTTGCTTAAAGGAAATTTGGCAAAGTTCCCATCCACACTTAATAATTAACCCCGGGGAGTTTTTATTAAGTTGTGAGTAAGTGGAATCAAATAGGCCTGGGAACaagtcaaacaaaaaaaaaactgaaaaattgaaaaattttaaaaatcaaaatctCTTCGTGTTATAAGTATGCTCTGTGGTTGCGGTTTATAACTAATCTTCCACATCAGAAATTTGTCTTCTTGAGATTATTTTGTGTTACTTTGTGTTTCTTTGTGAAATTTGTGACATTGCATGCATCATTGGGATCGTGATTCTAAAAATCGTTTGGTAAAAAAAGTAGTAACTTTAGGTGAAATtgaaagtatttttgaaaatctaAGCATAATGGAACAAGAACCTAATATTGCGCAAGAAAAAATGCTCCTTGAATATTTTTCACCTATTTCATCTAATGCTCCATCATGCATTGTTTTGCCTACTACTAATGCCACTCATTTTGAACTTAAACCTTCAATCATCCAATTGTTGCCTTCTTTTTATtgtttagaaagagaagatcCTTACATGCATGTAAAAGATTTCTTGGATATTTGCTCAACTTttcgttttcaaaatttttcggATGAATCGGTTAAGCTTAGGTTGTTTCCTTATTCtttaaaagataaagccaaagCTTGGTTAAACTCACTTCCAACCGGAACCATAACAACTTGGGATCAACCTTTTAATAAATTTCTTGCAAAAATTTTCCCCATGTCCAAAACTGATAATTTAAGAAGAGAAATCTCCGAATTTTCTCAAAAAGATAATGAAGAATTTTATGAATGTTGGGAAAGATTTaaagatttattattaatatgccCCCACCATGGTTTTGAAAAATGgagacttgtaaaatatttttatgatggtTTAACCCCTTCAAACCGACAAATGATTCAATCTATGCATACcagaatatttttgaaattacaaGGGCAAGAGGCTTGGGAAGCTCTTGAAGAATTGTCTGTTAATTCACAACAATGGAATTATTCTGAGCCTAGGTCTACAGCAAATAATTCACCTAAAAGAGGAGGAAAATATGAAATTATAGAAGAAACTGATTTGAGAAcatcttttgaaaaattagcaAGAAAAGTAGAAGCCTTAGTCATAAGTCAAACTATGAATTCTCATGTTCAACCGAAAAAAGATGTTTATGCTAGTACTTGTCATAATGATCAATCATGTCCTTCTTTTCTTGAAACATTTTCTGAAGAGGCTAATGCATTACATTCATATGGTAAACCAAATCACAGCCCATTTTCTAACACATACAATCCTAATTGGAGAAACCATCCCAATTTTTCATGGAGACAAAACCAACCACAAATGAACCAAGGAAACCAATTCAACATGCCAAATCTGAATCATGCCCAACCAAGTCAACCTTACCCTCCACAAAGAAAGCCTTCCTTAGAAGACACTTTACAACAATTCATGCAATCCACCAAACAAATCATGCAAAATCAGTCTCAATCCATTGCCAAACTTGAGACACAATTGGGTCAACTTGCCAATGCCGTAACTGAGAGAGAAAAAGGAAGAATTCCTAGCCAACCCGTCCCAAATCCTAAAGGCCAATATGAAGTAGGAGTTCCTAGTCATAAAGAAGAAGCCAAGTCTATTTCAATGCTTAGGTCCGAAAAACAAATTGCCAAACCCGATTACATACCTCAAGTTGAAAAAGACCAAAGCCAACCTCAAATTTCCAACACAAATGACTTGTCAAAAGATAATGATCAAATTCTTCCTTCCATTCCAAAAGCTCCTTTTCCACAAAGATTACTTCCACTCAAGAAAGGCAACCAATATAGTGACATCTTAGAAGTAATCAAAcaagtaagtatcaacattccaTTCTTAGATGCCATTAAACAAATTCCTGCCTACTCCAAATTCTTGAAAGACCTTTGCACTATTAAAAGAAACACTAATGTTCCAAAAAAGGCATTTTTAACTGAACAAGTTAGCTCCATTCAATATAAAAGCCTTGTGAAATATAAAGATCCTGGTTGTCCAACAATTTCATGCATCATTGGTGATCATTTTATTAACAAAGCTTTACTTGATTTAGGAGCTAGTGTGAATTTATTGCCTTATTCTGTTTATAAGCAACTTGGTCTAGGAGAATTAAAACCAACTTCTATAACACTTCAATTAGTTGATCGTTCTGTGAAAATTCCTAGAGGTATTATaaaagatgttttaattaaaGTGGATAAATAAGAAGCAAAGTTGTTAGATATCCTTAGAAAACATAAAAAGGCCATAGGTTGGACCATGGGAGACATTAAGGGAATTAGCCCAACTGTGTGCATGCATAGAATTCATTTAGAAGAAAATGCTAAGCCCTCACGATAAAGTCAAAGAAGATTAAATCCAAACATGAAAGAGGTAGTAAGAGATGATGTAATTAAAATGTTAGATGTAGGGATCATTTACCCAATTTCTGACAGTCCATGGGTTAGTCCAGTTCAAGTTGTTCCAAAAAAGTCTGGGATCACTGTTGTTAAAAATGAACAAAATGAGTTAATCCCCACTAGAGTGCAAACTGGGTGGAGAGTGTGTATAGACTATAGAAAGTTGAACAGTGTCACTAGGAAAGACCACTTTCCTTTACCCTTCATTGACCAAATGCTTGAAAGGTTAGCTGGCCATGCCTATTATTGCTTTCTTGATGGGTATTCGGGATATAACAAAATCCCTATTGCCCCCTAAGATCAAGAAAAGACTACCTTTACTTGCCCTTTTGGAACCTTTGCATATCGTCGCATGCCTTTTGGTCTTTGtaatgctcctgcaacatttCAAAGATGTATGATTGCAATATTTTCGGATATGGCTGAAAGAAATCTTGAAGTatttatggatgatttttctGTGTTCAGAAATTCTTTTGATGATTGTTTGTACCATCTTTCTCTTGTTTTAATTCGTTGCAAAGAAATGAATTTAGTTCTTAATTGggaaaaatgtcattttatGGTTAAAAAGGGTATTGTCTTAGGTCATGTGATTTCATCTCAAGGAACAGAAGTTGATAAAGCAAAATTAGATCTTATTTCAAAACTTCCTCCACCTAAGACAGTAAAAGAAATTAGATCATTCTTAGGCCATGCCGGTTTTTATAGAAGATTTATAAAAGACTTTAGCAAAATTTCACGCCCTTTATGTCATTTACTTGGAAAAGAAAATTCTTTTGTCTTTGATAATGAATGTCATATTgcctttgaaaaattgaaatccCTTTTGACTAGTGCACCCATTATTCGCCCTCCTGATTGGAATGTTCCTTTTGAAATAATGTGTGATGCCTCTGATTATGCAATTGGTGCTGTGTTAGGACAAAGAATTAACAAGTTACCTCATGTAATATACTATGCTAGCAAAactttaaatgaagctcaattgaATTTCACTACAACTGAGAAAGAGTTGCTTGCTGTTGTGTTTGCATTAGAGAAGTTTAGGTCTTATTTGTTAGGATCTAAAATAATTGTCTATTCTGATCATGCTGCATTGAAATATCTCTTGTCAAAAAAAGATGTTAAATCTCGCTTAATCCGTTGGATCTTGCTTTTACAAGAATTTGATTTAGAGATATGTGATAAAAAAGGTTCTGAAAATGTTGTAGATGATCATTTGTCTAGAATTGTTGTTGAAACTAATCATGATTCCACCACTatcattgaaacttttcctgatgaacaactcaTGCATGTATCTTCTTTTCCTTTGTATACTGATACTGTCAATTATTTGGTCAGTGGTGAAATTCTTTCTTATTGgtctaaacaagataaatctaaattttatgctgaagtGAAAAATTTCATGTGGGATGATCCttatttgtttaaatatttcCCTGATCAAATAATAAGAAGATGCATTCGAAACTGTGATCAACCTAAAATCATCTCTTTTTGTCATGATCATGCATGTGGTGGACATTTTAGTGGTAAGAAAACTGCtttgaaaattttacaatgtgGATTTTATTGGCCtactatttttcatgacacttatatATATTGCAAATCTTGTGAACGTTGTCAAAAATTAGGAAGTGCAACTAGAAGAAACATGATGCCTTTAAATcctattcttatttttgaaatatttgatgTTTGGGGCATTGATTTTATGGGTCCATTTCCTAACTCCTTTGGTAATTTGTACATTCTCGGTTGTGTtgattatgtgtctaaatgAGTAGAAGCTATTGCATGCCACACTAATGACCACAAAGTTGTGCTTaagtttttgaaagaaaatattttctcaCGATTTGGTTTACCACGTGCTATCATTAGTGATAATGGTACACACTTTTGTAATAGGCCTTTTGAACATTTAATGAAACAATATGGCATTACACATAAAGTCACTACACCTTATCACCCACAAACTAGTGGCCAAGTTGAGATATCAAATAGGGAGATTAAGCACATCTTAGAGAAAACTGTCAACCCCACTAGGAAAGATTGGTCCCTAAGACTCATTGATGCATTATGGGCATATCGTACTGCATACAAAACGCCCATTGGAATGTCTCCCTATAGACTTGTTTATGGGAAGGCATGCCACTTACCCGTTGAGTTAGAACATAGAGCTTATTGGGCTATTAAGCAactaaacttttccttagacaaAGCGGGTGAGAatagaaagcttcaattgaaTGAGTTAGAAGAGCTTAGGCATGATGCATATGACTATTCGAAAAAGTATAAGGACCGAATGAAATTTTACCATGACAAAAACATTTTGAGAAAAGACTTTTCTCCCGGTCAAAAAGTCCTTTTATACAATTCCCGTTTGCATCTCTTTCCGGGAAAGTTACGCTCTAGGTGGGTAGGTCCATACATTGTTCGCACTGTTTTTCCACATGGAGCCATTGAAATTGAAAATCCTAATAATGGTAATGTATTCAAAGTTAATGACCatttttagaattgaaaaatgtgGAAGTGGATGAAGTCCTCCTTGAGGATCCAATTTACCATGATCCTTAATTGCTCTCATCAATTCTTGGTAATATGTGTTTTTCTTTATGTTTTAGATTAACTTTTTGTTTTGATTGTTGTTATCTTTTTGTTTCTCTTGACATTGCTCCAAGATGAGGTATGACCATTCTAAACTCTCAACTCTTTcactttcaatttatatttgtattttgatagATTGAGGACAATGCataaattaagtttggggtagTGAGTTCCTATGGTTATTTCTTTCACTTGCTTATAAATGGTAGAGTATttttcactaaaaaaaaatggttgttTGGATGCTAAagtagttatattatatatttttataaaaaaaatatcttaactaagttgcaatatcggtccagtccaatgtatactccatacattcgaaactagtatactttaccaatgtcctggaaagaacataacacttactccaagtgtaagtacacatcatcgctgattatcacattagtgtaaatccaaaacacttatgaaacagggacttagtcttttgattcatatgatcacaatcacatctggatttaacagattttgtgtgtaaatgtaataaacatattaaaccattagcatgtaaaattcataaatcacttcaaatttcttatattgataactaatcagattgtaaagggttttatttagggcacaaaacccaacaaactcccactcgtactaacataaaacaaactgtgcaaataaatcaatctgatgtcttgatcttcagatcaagtgtagtatatttgaatccacccaaacttctggaaactagttcataaatacattaatgaaacatcctttaatatatgctttactcatcaagggatactgaaatccttactgttttaaagtacatctgaataaacagaagacatatctctcatattttaaaatatggaattgagataatacagcgtagacttttcttcagtaatataactttctggtaatttcgaatttacaaagttataattcttttctggtagagcttgaattattatagaataactcctccacccccaaagtaaccaccatctcataatttcgaatgagttggtgaagatacaaggataactgatatccagctccttaatatctaacatatagatcactttcataaatctttcttgaatatctcctaatgttccttatttgattacatctcagatagctcccactcaatagcagatgtctggttaaataatacttttaacctctttattgtttggagagttatctagttgtgacttattgtattagtctgaaactttaagtttcttttaagactaaattatcaacatagcagactagtatttgaagtgaaaaatacttgctagagattaagtaatcaaaattaagataccataaaattttatgaggattaagaattcttggttcaagtcattcgaatagactgaactagaattcttttatcttattctcataattctgataagttatatctatccacatgaatggttagatttgcttttcagtagtgttcttaagtacctatcacaagtgtcaacctaatgtagatgggtaaagaattttaaaattctcccactcaagaaaggtagtgtgatacattatcaaagaacttttgtaggtatcattatttactacaacagtaaaactaaattggaacatacaatcaagatcaagaatttatactgataatagctaagtcattatattacttccatgtctaaagaaaatatttgttacatagggtattgtggaaaaattccacccctaaatctatagagattatgatccacccctaaagttgtaaagatcatgattctctaagtgttatagagttaatgtggagttgaatacaatccagagttcattagatataaaagatcgttgaactgcatagttttcttaacttttctccacccctatcagatcaaaagatccttttattaaacaaattcttaataattgtattagaattaacaattattaataaacatagaaataatttctagagtttatttaatataactctatgaagagttgtaaatattatagaatttgcatcaattataaaaacacttacacatacaaacatataaatataatgttgtAATTGTGttgaagataaagtaaatgaagctcaatctcataaattgcaatttttttgaatag includes:
- the LOC115700155 gene encoding uncharacterized protein LOC115700155 translates to MEQEPNIAQEKMLLEYFSPISSNAPSCIVLPTTNATHFELKPSIIQLLPSFYCLEREDPYMHVKDFLDICSTFRFQNFSDESVKLRLFPYSLKDKAKAWLNSLPTGTITTWDQPFNKFLAKIFPMSKTDNLRREISEFSQKDNEEFYECWERFKDLLLICPHHGFEKWRLVKYFYDGLTPSNRQMIQSMHTRIFLKLQGQEAWEALEELSVNSQQWNYSEPRSTANNSPKRGGKYEIIEETDLRTSFEKLARKVEALVISQTMNSHVQPKKDVYASTCHNDQSCPSFLETFSEEANALHSYGKPNHSPFSNTYNPNWRNHPNFSWRQNQPQMNQGNQFNMPNLNHAQPSQPYPPQRKPSLEDTLQQFMQSTKQIMQNQSQSIAKLETQLGQLANAVTEREKGRIPSQPVPNPKGQYEVGVPSHKEEAKSISMLRSEKQIAKPDYIPQVEKDQSQPQISNTNDLSKDNDQILPSIPKAPFPQRLLPLKKGNQYSDILEVIKQVSINIPFLDAIKQIPAYSKFLKDLCTIKRNTNVPKKAFLTEQVSSIQYKSLVKYKDPGCPTISCIIGDHFINKALLDLGASVNLLPYSVYKQLGLGELKPTSITLQLVDRSVKIPRGIIKDVLIKVDK